The Cydia fagiglandana chromosome 4, ilCydFagi1.1, whole genome shotgun sequence genome has a window encoding:
- the LOC134663397 gene encoding procathepsin L-like, with protein sequence MFLLISLLAVIAASAQSPPKPYYNIGDAHNLFQEYVQKHNKIYNPEEYLKRLEIFKQNLERINERKARNPQNEVGINRFTDLTTEERRQYLGFKRFDAASDGRAMRLEYPAEAVTAPDQFDWRDHDAVTHVKDQGHCQTSYVFTAIGNIEGQYAIKHKKLISLSEQMAIDCMPPSTLQPSRCMEGWPDDVMVYYLMISSLWGVVSEKEYPYTGGEHRNKCPNHTNQTISTVTNVTSFQIVIPKDEETLKQLLYNTGPLAVAFDSSELFEYAKGIYNPSQFDCSYEPDHTALLVGYGIEDGTKYWILKNSWGTEWGEKGYFRLARGKKACHMGMTYTATCTVS encoded by the exons ATGTTTCTCCTGATTTCTTTGTTGGCGGTCATCGCCGCCTCTGCGCAGTCACCACCTAAACCATATTACAACATTGGCGATGCTCACAACCTGTTCCAAGAATATGTACAGAAACACAACAAAATATACAATCCCGAAGAATACTTGAAGCGACTTGAAATTTTTAAGCAAAATCTAGAGCGCATCAATGAACGCAAAGCAAGAAATCCACAAAACGAAGTCGGAATCAACCGTTTCACAGATTTGACTACAGAAGAAAGACGACAATATCTGGGTTTTAAGCGCTTTGATGCCGCGAGTGATGGTCGCGCGATGAGGCTGGAGTACCCCGCCGAGGCGGTCACGGCGCCCGACCAGTTCGACTGGCGCGACCACGACGCGGTCACGCACGTGAAAGATCAGGGCCACTGCCAGACCAGCTACGTGTTTACTGCCATTG GAAATATTGAGGGGCAGTACGCGATTAAGCACAAGAAGCTGATCTCTCTATCTGAGCAAATGGCAATAGATTGCATGCCTCCATCTACGCTACAACCCAGCAGGTGCATGGAAGGCTGGCCTGATGATGTTATGGT TTATTATCTTATGATTTCATCTTTATGGGGTGTAGTATCTGAAAAAGAATATCCTTATACTGGCGGAGAACACCGGAATAAATGTCCAAACCATACGAATCAAACTATTTCAACTGTAACTAACGTGACCTCATTCCAAATTGTTATCCCGAAAGACGAAGAAACGTTAAAGCAGTTATTGTACAATACAGGACCTTTGGCAGTGG CTTTTGATTCTTCCGAGTTGTTTGAATACGCAAAAGGCATCTACAACCCCAGTCAATTCGACTGCAGCTACGAGCCTGATCATACCGCTCTATTAGTTGGCTATGGAATAG AGGACGGCACTAAGTACTGGATTCTGAAGAATTCGTGGGGGACAGAGTGGGGAGAAAAGGGCTATTTCCGTCTCGCTCGCGGTAAAAAGGCCTGCCACATGGGCATGACCTACACGGCCACGTGTACTGTCTCTTAA
- the LOC134663398 gene encoding digestive cysteine proteinase 1-like encodes MFCLTFLIIFGTATALKLPDRGQLDLDDFDIRKLYNEYLQAHGKVRNPEEYPKRLEIFKKSLEHIRERNAKYPQVEYGLDRYSDLTAEEKQRYFGSLPFDETLEGLMTTLEYPPEAITAPDEWDWRVHNAVTEVKDQGQCGSCWIFSAIGNIEGQYAIKYKELLSFSEQQSVDCVKPLSCNDNCAGGWPHRSMMHYQFTNFLDKSPYIVRLEDDYPYIGLTKNVYCKEREARMQYTGIVVTSVKVIQTDEESLKQLLHETGPLSTRKRIEIWIRLKTCHKSMKTTGSPLRMTHVLDMEDLDGYQNGIVHPHKCTNYSMNHAVLLVGYGIENGTPYWLVKNSFGPYWGEHGYFRILRGVGACGIGVQYTAMTTVAQHKKPYVTAHSTHTV; translated from the exons ATGTTTTGTCTGACTTTCTTGATAATATTTGGCACAGCCACTGCTTTGAAACTCCCAGATAGAGGACAACTTGACTTGGATGACTTTGACATACGCAAACTCTACAACGAGTACCTTCAGGCACACGGGAAAGTAAGAAATCCCGAAGAGTACCCGAAGCGGCTAGAGATTTTTAAGAAAAGCTTAGAACACATCAGAGAACGCAACGCTAAATATCCACAAGTCGAGTACGGACTCGACCGTTATTCGGATCTGACGGCCGAGGAGAAGCAGCGTTACTTCGGGTCGTTACCCTTTGACGAGACGCTGGAAGGTCTGATGACCACACTGGAGTACCCTCCTGAAGCCATCACGGCTCCTGACGAGTGGGACTGGCGGGTACACAACGCGGTCACTGAAGTAAAGGATCAAGGACAATGTGGCAGCTGTTGGATTTTTAGTGCGATTG GCAATATTGAAGGGCAATATGCAATTAAATACAAGGAGTTGTTATCATTTTCGGAGCAACAGAGTGTGGACTGCGTCAAGCCGCTCTCTTGTAATGACAACTGCGCCGGAGGGTGGCCTCACCGCAGCATGAT GCACTACCAGTTTACTAACTTTTTGGATAAATCACCCTACATAGTAAGGTTGGAGGACGATTATCCGTATATTGGCCTTACAAAGAACGTATATTGCAAGGAAAGGGAGGCAAGAATGCAATATACAGGAATAGTCGTTACTTCGGTCAAAGTCATTCAAACGGATGAAGAGTCATTGAAACAACTATTGCACGAAACTGGGCCTTTGTCAACCCGTAAGCGAATTGAAATT TGGATACGACTCAAAACTTGTCATAAATCGATGAAAACCACAGGAAGccccttaaggatgactcacg TTCTCGATATGGAGGACTTGGATGGCTACCAGAACGGCATCGTTCACCCACACAAGTGTACTAACTACAGCATGAACCACGCTGTGCTGTTAGTTGGATACGGTATAG AAAACGGTACCCCGTATTGGCTTGTCAAGAACTCCTTTGGCCCTTATTGGGGAGAACATGGCTACTTCCGCATTCTACGAGGAGTGGGAGCGTGTGGTATAGGCGTACAATACACTGCTATGACCACTGTGGCTCAACATAAAAAACCGTACGTCACAGCGCACTCCACGCATACGGTGTGA